The following coding sequences lie in one Silene latifolia isolate original U9 population chromosome 5, ASM4854445v1, whole genome shotgun sequence genomic window:
- the LOC141656460 gene encoding (-)-drimenol synthase-like has translation MAIENIVITSNGETVQQKEVRPLAHYHTSLWGDRFLNYTPPNQEIQRKYEEEAQNLKEEVRKKLVEVVKDSKERLLTIDNIEQLGVAYHFEAEIEDNLLQFFNNYSHELETYEKDLHFVSLRFRLLRQHGFYVSCDVFNQFKNEDGTFKEELSKDVIGMLNLYEASYLRVQGEEILDEAIKFTTNHLKSMLDQLSQPLLTQVTQALKLPLHKGITRLLSRYYITTYEANPKHDGTLLRFAKLDFNLLQSMHLKELQALSRWWKDLEFGTKLPFARDRIAEVYFWMLGTFYEPKYALGREIFTKLYKMTSVMDDTYDAYGLFPELQVYTKAVQRWDKSCMNELPDYMKLTYEALLDTFRGFEQKLAQEGRSHLVPYVQELMKAQCRAYFQEAKWCNQKYVPSYDEYLDSAAITTAGYTLMSAATYLGMGELATEEAFEWVSQTPKPVKASCIIGRLIGDIASYKLEKNRDHVASAVQCYMSQYGVSEEEAKEKLRDLVEEAWKDLNQEMLRPTKLPRPLMMRILNLSRVIEVFYRLGVDDYSVVSENMKEKIHAVLIDPVMF, from the exons ATGGCGATTGAGAATATTGTTATTACGAGCAATGGCGAAACCGTTCAACAAAAGGAAGTGCGTCCTCTAGCACACTATCACACTAGTCTTTGGGGTGATCGATTCCTTAACTACACTCCTCCTAACCAG GAAATTCAAAGGAAATATGAAGAAGAAGCACAAAATTTGAAAGAAGAAGTGAGGAAAAAGCTTGTGGAAGTTGTTAAGGATTCAAAAGAAAGACTATTAACCATAGACAATATAGAACAACTTGGAGTGGCATACCATTTTGAAGCAGAAATTGAAGACAATTTGCTACAATTTTTCAACAATTATTCTCATGAATTAGAGACTTATGAGAAAGATCTCCACTTTGTCTCTCTAAGATTTCGTCTCTTAAGGCAACATGGTTTCTATGTCTCTTGCG ACGTGTTTAACCAGTTTAAGAACGAGGATGGAACTTTCAAGGAAGAGCTTAGTAAAGATGTAATAGGCATGCTAAACTTGTATGAAGCATCTTATCTAAGGGTGCAAGGAGAGGAAATCCTAGATGAAGCAATCAAGTTTACCACTAATCACTTGAAATCAATGTTAGATCAATTAAGCCAACCATTATTAACCCAAGTGACTCAAGCCTTGAAATTGCCTTTACATAAAGGTATCACTAGGCTTTTGTCAAGGTATTATATCACTACATATGAAGCTAACCCAAAACATGATGGAACTCTTCTAAGATTTGCAAAGTTAGATTTCAACTTACTACAATCCATGCACCTCAAGGAactacaagctctctcaag ATGGTGGAAAGACTTGGAATTTGGCACAAAACTACCATTTGCAAGAGACAGAATTGCAGAAGTATACTTTTGGATGTTAGGAACATTTTATGAACCCAAATATGCCTTAGGCAGAGAAATATTCACAAAATTGTACAAGATGACATCGGTTATGGACGACACATACGACGCTTATGGACTCTTTCCAGAACTTCAAGTGTACACTAAAGCCGTGCAAAG GTGGGATAAAAGCTGTATGAACGAATTGCCCGACTACATGAAGCTGACTTACGAAGCTCTTCTTGATACTTTTCGAGGATTTGAGCAAAAATTAGCCCAGGAAGGAAGATCACATCTTGTTCCTTATGTTCAAGAATTA ATGAAAGCACAATGCCGAGCATATTTTCAAGAGGCGAAGTGGTGCAACCAAAAGTACGTGCCATCATATGACGAGTACCTAGACTCTGCCGCGATCACCACTGCAGGGTACACATTGATGTCAGCTGCAACTTACCTAGGAATGGGAGAATTGGCGACTGAAGAAGCCTTTGAATGGGTTAGCCAGACACCGAAACCTGTCAAAGCTTCCTGTATTATTGGAAGGCTCATTGGTGACATAGCTAGCTATAAG TTGGAGAAAAATCGAGATCATGTAGCCTCAGCGGTACAATGTTACATGTCACAGTACGGAGTGTCAGAGGAAGAGGCAAAGGAGAAACTAAGGGACTTAGTAGAAGAAGCATGGAAGGATTTAAACCAGGAGATGCTTCGACCAACCAAACTTCCAAGGCCATTGATGATGAGAATCTTGAACCTTTCACGAGTCATTGAAGTCTTTTATCGACTTGGTGTAGATGACTACTCAGTTGTGAGCGAGAATATGAAGGAAAAAATACACGCGGTGCTCATTGATCCGGTTATGTTCTAA
- the LOC141655811 gene encoding uncharacterized protein LOC141655811 gives MPEVSSTEVNFDYYDDPLYLSSSDQPTATLSSFLFEGHDFMGWKREVLMSLAAKNKDGLLDGSCPMPPPTDKRHKQWKRCDFMIMRWLSNSLDHKIRENFKYVSSSKEFWGELVERFGQSNALEVYQLTKDLGDIAQANLSLVEYYSKMKNLWETLDSIDPLPSCSCGKISLCTCALVKKMIDRDNNAKIIQFLMNLNNSYDGVRTQILSLEPLPSINKILALLQKVERQKQITETVSNLAESSAYVGFRQSGQSKGFQNTQNAAPGPVSDKHCDNCNRFGHTRETCFGLNKCPHCKKTGHNPANCFLIRGFPSDKAKGKEKVAPHKSYPPRKGANSADVIPDSPLENSSLEDTEHQGFNAAATGSDAIAGFSSAALDGIITSVVDQVLKRISDQQPTLSSINFAGPFK, from the exons ATGCCTGAAGTATCTTCAACTGAAGTAAATTTCGACTATTATGATGACCCACTGTATTTGTCATCTTCTGATCAACCAACTGCCaccctttcttcttttctctttgaGGGCCATGATTTTATGGGTTGGAAACGTGAGGTTTTAATGTCCTTAGCTGCAAAAAATAAAGATGGTTTGTTAGATGGTAGTTGTCCCATGCCCCCTCCAACTGATAAGCGTCATAAACAATGGAAGAGGTGCGATTTTATGATTATGAGATGGCTTTCAAATTCGTTGGATCATAAAATTCGGGAGAACTTTAAGTATGTCAGTTCTTCTAAAGAATTCTGGGGTGAACTGGTTGAAAGATTTGGTCAGTCGAATGCGTTGGAAGTTTACCAATTAACCAAGGATTTGGGGGACATTGCACAGGCTAATCTTTCTCTTGTTGAGTACTACAGTAAAATGAAGAACTTATGGGAAACTCTTGATTCAATTGACCCTTTACCATCATGTTCCTGTGGTAAAATCAGTCTGTGTACATGTGCTTTggtcaagaaaatgattgacaggGACAACAATGCCAAGATTATTCAATTTCTTATGAACTTGAACAACAGCTATGATGGAGTTCGCACTCAGATTCTTTCCTTAGAGCCTTTGCCATCTATTAATAAAATCTTAGCCTTGTTGCAAAAGGTGGAGCGGCAAAAGCAGATTACTGAGACTGTCTCTAATTTAGCAGAATCAAGTGCTTATGTTGGTTTTAGACAGTCTGGACAAAGCAAAGGTTTTCAGAATACACAGAATGCTGCACCTGGACCTGTTAGTGACAAGCACTGTGATAATTGCAATAGGTTTGGGCATACAAGGGAGACTTGTTTTGGTCTTAACAAATGTCCACACTGCAAGAAGACAGGGCACAATCCTGCTAATTGTTTCTTAATTAGGGGATTTCCTTCAGATAAAGCAAAGGGTAAAGAAAAAGTTGCTCCTCATAAGTCTTATCCACCACGTAAAGGAGCTAATTCAGCAGATGTAATTCCTGATTCACCTTTGGAGAACTCCTCTTTGGAAGATACAGAACATCAAGGGTTTAATGCTGCTGCTACTGGTTCTGATGCTATAGCTGGGTTCAGTTCTGCAGCTCTGGATGGAATAATTACTTCTGTTGTTGATCAGGTCCTTAAAAGGATATCTGATCAGCAACCCACTTTATCCTCCATTAATTTTGCAG GACCTTTCAAATGA
- the LOC141656459 gene encoding (-)-drimenol synthase-like: MQNIKEWKKTRKVMAIENIVMSNDEIVQQKEVRPLAHYHTNLWGDRFLNYTPPNQEIQAKYEEEAQDLKEEVRKRLVEVVNDSKERLLTIDNIEQLGVAYHFEAEIEDNLLQFYNNYSHELETYEKDLHFVSLRFRLLRQHGFYVSSDVFIQFKNEDGTFKKELTKDVIGMLNLYEASYLRVQGEKLLDEAIKFTTNHLKSILDQLSQPLLTQVTQALKLPLHKGITRLLSRYYISTYEANPKHDETLLRFAKIDFNLLQSMHLMELQALTRWWKDLEFGTKLPFARDRIAEVYFWMLGTFYEPKYALGREIFTKLYKMTSVMDDTYDAYGLFPELQVYTKAVQRWDKGCMNELPDYMKLTYEALLDTFRGFEQNLAKEGRSHLVPYVQELMKAQCRAYFQEAKWCNQKYVPSYDEYLDSAAITTAGYTLMSAATYLGMGELATEEAFEWVSQTPKPVKASCIIGRLIGDIASYKLEKNRDHVASAVQCYMSQYGVSEEEAEEKLRELVEEAWKDLNQEMLRPTKLPRPLMMRILNLSRVIEVFYRLGVDDYSVVSENMKEKIHAVLIDPVMV, encoded by the exons atgcaaaatattAAAGAGTGGAAAAAAACACGTAAAGTAATGGCGATTGAGAATATTGTTATGAGCAATGACGAAATCGTTCAACAAAAGGAAGTGCGTCCCCTAGCACACTATCACACTAATCTTTGGGGTGACCGATTCCTTAACTACACTCCTCCTAACCAG GAAATTCAAGCGAAATATGAAGAAGAAGCACAAGATTTGAAAGAGGAAGTGAGGAAAAGGCTTGTGGAAGTTGTTAATGATTCAAAAGAAAGATTATTAACAATCGACAACATAGAACAACTTGGAGTGGCATACCATTTTGAAGCAGAAATTGAAGACAATTTGCTACAATTTTACAACAATTACTCTCATGAATTAGAGACTTATGAGAAGGATCTGCACTTTGTTTCTCTAAGATTTCGTCTCTTAAGGCAACATGGTTTTTATGTCTCTTCCG ACGTGTTTATCCAGTTTAAGAACGAGGATGGAACTTTCAAGAAAGAGCTTACTAAAGATGTAATAGGCATGCTAAACTTGTATGAAGCATCTTATCTAAGGGTGCAAGGAGAAAAACTCCTAGATGAAGCAATCAAGTTCACCACTAATCACTTGAAATCAATATTAGATCAATTAAGCCAACCATTATTAACCCAAGTGACTCAAGCCTTGAAATTGCCTTTACATAAAGGTATCACTAGGCTTTTGTCAAGGTATTATATCTCTACATATGAAGCTAACCCAAAACATGATGAAACTCTTCTAAGATTTGCTAAGATAGATTTCAACTTACTTCAATCCATGCACCTCATGGAACTACAAGCTCTCACAAG ATGGTGGAAAGACTTGGAATTTGGCACAAAACTACCATTTGCAAGAGACAGAATTGCAGAAGTATACTTTTGGATGTTGGGAACATTTTATGAGCCCAAATATGCCTTAGGCAGAGAAATTTTCACAAAATTGTACAAGATGACATCGGTTATGGACGACACATACGATGCTTATGGACTCTTTCCAGAACTTCAAGTGTACACTAAAGCAGTGCAAAG GTGGGACAAAGGTTGTATGAACGAATTACCTGACTACATGAAGCTAACTTACGAAGCCCTACTTGATACTTTTCGAGGATTTGAGCAAAATTTAGCCAAGGAAGGACGATCACATCTCGTTCCATACGTTCAAGAATTA ATGAAAGCACAATGCCGAGCTTATTTTCAAGAGGCGAAGTGGTGCAACCAAAAGTACGTGCCATCATACGACGAGTACCTAGACTCTGCCGCGATCACCACTGCAGGGTACACACTGATGTCGGCTGCAACTTACCTAGGAATGGGAGAATTGGCGACCGAAGAAGCCTTTGAATGGGTTAGCCAGACACCGAAACCTGTCAAAGCATCTTGTATTATTGGAAGACTCATTGGTGACATAGCTAGCTATAAG TTGGAGAAAAATCGAGATCATGTAGCCTCAGCGGTACAATGTTACATGTCACAATACGGAGTGTCAGAGGAAGAGGCAGAGGAGAAACTAAGGGAGCTAGTAGAAGAAGCATGGAAGGATTTAAACCAGGAGATGCTTCGACCAACCAAACTTCCAAGGCCGTTGATGATGCGAATCTTGAACCTCTCACGAGTCATTGAAGTTTTTTATCGACTTGGTGTAGATGACTACTCAGTTGTCAGCGAGAATATGAAGGAAAAAATACACGCTGTGCTCATTGATCCGGTTATGGTCTAA